In the genome of Desulfofarcimen acetoxidans DSM 771, one region contains:
- the hydG gene encoding [FeFe] hydrogenase H-cluster radical SAM maturase HydG, producing the protein MTVAAADFIDDQKIWGLLEEAKNADNKKVKEIIEKAVKARGLTPGEAAVLLHLEDAALLEEMYAAANKIKESIYGRRLVLFAPLYISNYCVNSCVYCGYRTHSKIFRRKLTMDEIKEEVKVLEGLGHKRLALEFGEHPVECPIDYVLEAIRTIYSVKEKNGSIRRVNVNIAATTVEEYRLLKEAGIGTYILFQETYHRQTYSRMHPAGPKRDYVWHTTAMDRAMQGGIDDVGVGVLFGLYDYKYEVMGLLMHALHLEEAFGVGPHTISVPRLKPAAGMDLEQFPHLVSDRDFKKLIAVLRLAVPYTGMILSTREGADFRDELLSIGISQISAGSCTGVGGYRSQYRQGAGKEEDTRQFNVEDNRSPDEVIRSIAESGYIPSFCTACYRQGRTGDRFMALAKTGEIQNVCQPNAILTFQEFLLDYAAPETRIAGDNFIKEQINQIPDGIIRRKTEEKLEKIKQGWRDLYF; encoded by the coding sequence ATGACTGTTGCTGCGGCAGATTTTATTGATGATCAAAAAATATGGGGGCTTCTGGAGGAAGCTAAGAATGCCGATAATAAAAAAGTAAAGGAAATTATTGAAAAAGCAGTAAAGGCACGGGGGTTAACACCCGGGGAGGCGGCAGTACTGCTTCACCTGGAAGATGCCGCGCTGCTGGAGGAAATGTATGCGGCGGCAAATAAAATTAAAGAGAGTATCTATGGGCGCAGGCTGGTGCTTTTTGCTCCTCTTTATATCAGCAATTACTGTGTTAACAGCTGTGTCTATTGCGGCTATCGCACCCACAGCAAGATTTTTCGCCGCAAACTAACCATGGATGAAATCAAAGAAGAGGTTAAGGTTCTGGAGGGACTGGGTCATAAGCGTTTAGCTCTGGAATTCGGTGAACACCCAGTCGAGTGTCCCATTGATTATGTTTTGGAGGCCATTAGGACGATATATTCCGTTAAGGAGAAAAACGGCAGCATCAGGAGGGTTAACGTAAACATTGCTGCCACTACTGTTGAGGAATACAGGCTTTTAAAGGAGGCAGGGATCGGAACCTACATACTTTTTCAGGAAACATATCATAGGCAAACCTACAGCCGAATGCACCCGGCCGGTCCCAAGCGTGATTATGTCTGGCACACCACGGCTATGGACCGGGCCATGCAGGGCGGTATCGATGATGTCGGTGTGGGAGTCCTCTTTGGATTATATGATTATAAATATGAAGTTATGGGGTTGTTAATGCACGCGCTGCATTTGGAGGAGGCTTTTGGTGTTGGGCCGCACACTATTTCAGTGCCTAGGTTAAAACCGGCAGCCGGGATGGATCTGGAGCAATTTCCTCATCTGGTTTCCGACCGGGATTTTAAGAAATTAATCGCTGTCTTGCGATTGGCTGTTCCCTATACAGGAATGATTCTTTCCACCAGGGAGGGAGCGGACTTTAGAGACGAACTGCTGTCTATAGGTATCTCGCAGATTAGTGCCGGTTCTTGTACCGGTGTGGGCGGCTACCGGAGCCAGTACCGGCAAGGTGCCGGCAAGGAAGAAGATACCCGCCAATTCAATGTGGAGGATAACCGCAGTCCGGACGAGGTCATCCGCAGTATAGCTGAATCGGGCTATATACCCAGCTTTTGCACCGCTTGCTACCGTCAGGGGCGCACCGGGGACCGTTTTATGGCACTGGCCAAGACAGGTGAGATTCAAAATGTCTGTCAACCCAATGCTATTCTTACCTTCCAGGAGTTTTTGCTGGATTATGCCGCACCTGAAACCAGAATTGCCGGCGATAATTTCATTAAGGAGCAGATCAACCAAATACCGGATGGAATAATTCGCCGGAAAACAGAAGAAAAACTGGAGAAAATAAAACAAGGTTGGCGAGACCTATATTTTTAA
- the hydF gene encoding [FeFe] hydrogenase H-cluster maturation GTPase HydF, producing the protein MHETPRGTRLHIALFGRRNAGKSSLINALTRQNLAIVSNVAGTTTDPVYKSMEILPIGPVVLIDTAGLDDEGELGQKRVAKSMAVLAKTDLVLLVADVQKGLGKTELELIETARKKELPVIGVANKIDLLPQPEEISFPLPDMTWVKVSALTGKGINELKQAMVKLAPKEWVAPTIAGDLVPPGELAMLVVPIDLAAPRGRLILPQVQTIRDLLDNDCLTMVVKERELKAAFGVLRKPPRLVITDSQAFLKVDADTPPGVLMTSFSILFARYKGDLATLVEGALAVEELQPGDKVLIAEACTHHQVADDIGTVKIPRWLRQIVGGELHFSWSSGLELPSDLSGYKLIVHCGGCMINRREMLSRIMTAQAAGVPIVNYGVLIAYVHGILRRALAPFPDVLRLYENKEMT; encoded by the coding sequence ATGCACGAGACACCTAGAGGCACCAGACTGCATATCGCCCTGTTCGGACGGCGTAATGCCGGCAAATCCAGCCTGATTAATGCACTGACCAGGCAAAATCTGGCCATTGTTTCCAACGTGGCCGGCACTACTACCGACCCTGTATACAAATCAATGGAAATTCTGCCCATCGGGCCTGTAGTATTGATTGATACGGCAGGACTGGATGATGAAGGAGAACTGGGACAAAAAAGGGTGGCCAAGAGTATGGCCGTGCTGGCTAAAACTGATCTGGTACTGCTGGTAGCAGATGTGCAAAAAGGTTTAGGAAAAACCGAACTGGAATTAATAGAAACTGCCCGAAAAAAGGAACTTCCGGTAATTGGCGTTGCCAATAAAATCGATCTTTTGCCTCAGCCGGAGGAAATATCTTTCCCACTGCCGGATATGACCTGGGTTAAAGTCAGTGCTCTGACCGGAAAAGGTATTAATGAACTTAAACAGGCTATGGTTAAACTGGCTCCCAAGGAATGGGTAGCTCCTACTATTGCCGGAGATCTTGTGCCTCCCGGTGAACTGGCCATGCTGGTAGTGCCTATAGACCTGGCAGCACCCAGAGGGCGTTTGATCTTGCCGCAGGTACAAACTATCCGTGACTTGTTAGATAACGACTGCTTGACTATGGTAGTCAAAGAAAGGGAACTAAAAGCAGCCTTCGGCGTGCTGCGGAAGCCCCCCCGGTTGGTAATCACTGATTCACAAGCCTTCTTAAAAGTCGATGCGGATACACCGCCCGGCGTGCTTATGACGTCCTTTTCCATTCTTTTTGCCCGTTATAAAGGGGATCTGGCCACATTGGTGGAAGGCGCGCTGGCCGTAGAAGAACTGCAGCCCGGCGATAAAGTGCTGATTGCCGAGGCATGCACTCACCACCAGGTTGCGGATGATATCGGTACCGTAAAAATTCCCCGCTGGCTGCGCCAGATTGTAGGAGGGGAATTACATTTCTCTTGGTCCAGCGGGCTTGAATTGCCGTCTGACTTATCCGGCTATAAATTAATTGTACATTGCGGCGGCTGTATGATTAACCGCAGGGAGATGCTCAGCCGCATTATGACGGCACAGGCAGCCGGAGTACCCATTGTCAATTACGGGGTTTTAATAGCTTATGTACACGGTATTTTACGGCGGGCGCTGGCTCCTTTCCCGGATGTATTGAGGTTATACGAAAACAAGGAAATGACATAA
- a CDS encoding aspartate ammonia-lyase, with amino-acid sequence MTNYRVEKDLLGELKLPRAAYYGINSLRASQNFAVSGYGVNKHLLRALAEVKLAAAQANLQASLLPAETARAICSAAQEVAEGGLAEQFIVDALQGGAGTSTNMNMNEVLANRAIELLGGQKGDYDLVHPLNKVNLSQSTNDTYPTALRIAAIRLVLDLSEALAELQTSLQEKEAQFAGILKLGRTELQDALPITLGQEFGAFAEAIARDRWRLYKVEERLRQINLGGTAIGTGLNAPRRYIYQVVEELRQITGLGLARAENMVDLTQNADIFAEVSGLVKAAAVNLCKIAGDLMLLAAGPAGGLAEINLPPRQAGSSIMPGKVNPVILEAVIQVSWQVMGADQTICQACAGGRLELNAFLPLIAHNLLHVLEMLAKTARVLNSECIRGITANEERCRRWLEESNVLVTALVPYIGYEQATSLAQQAREENKTIVELVQARNLLTIEECQIIAAPRELTRPGIAGARQLANRFKKANSQGDGKNARDT; translated from the coding sequence ATGACAAATTACCGAGTAGAAAAAGACTTGCTTGGTGAGCTTAAGCTGCCGCGAGCGGCTTATTACGGCATTAACTCTTTAAGAGCCAGTCAAAACTTTGCTGTCAGCGGCTACGGAGTAAATAAACACTTACTCCGTGCTCTGGCTGAAGTCAAGTTGGCCGCAGCACAGGCAAATCTTCAGGCCAGCCTTTTGCCGGCAGAAACAGCCAGGGCCATCTGCTCAGCCGCACAGGAAGTGGCTGAGGGCGGGCTGGCTGAACAGTTTATTGTGGATGCCCTGCAGGGAGGTGCCGGCACTTCAACAAACATGAATATGAATGAGGTGCTGGCCAACCGGGCTATTGAACTTCTGGGCGGACAAAAAGGAGATTATGATCTTGTTCACCCCTTAAACAAGGTTAACCTCTCCCAATCCACCAACGATACTTATCCCACGGCACTGCGTATCGCAGCCATCCGGCTGGTGCTGGATTTAAGCGAAGCTCTGGCCGAGCTGCAGACAAGCCTGCAGGAAAAAGAAGCGCAATTTGCCGGAATACTAAAACTCGGACGAACCGAACTGCAGGACGCCCTGCCCATTACCCTGGGGCAGGAGTTCGGGGCTTTTGCCGAGGCTATAGCCCGTGACAGGTGGCGGTTATACAAGGTCGAGGAACGGCTGCGCCAAATCAACTTGGGCGGTACGGCCATCGGTACCGGTCTCAACGCCCCGCGCCGCTATATCTACCAGGTAGTGGAGGAACTGCGTCAAATCACCGGGTTGGGATTGGCCCGTGCAGAAAATATGGTTGACCTTACCCAGAATGCTGACATATTCGCCGAGGTCTCCGGTCTGGTCAAAGCTGCCGCCGTCAATCTATGCAAAATTGCCGGGGATCTGATGCTGCTGGCTGCCGGCCCTGCCGGAGGTTTGGCTGAAATCAATCTGCCCCCCCGCCAGGCTGGTTCTTCCATTATGCCGGGAAAAGTTAACCCGGTTATCCTGGAAGCGGTTATCCAGGTGTCCTGGCAGGTCATGGGGGCTGATCAGACAATTTGCCAGGCCTGCGCCGGAGGCCGGCTGGAATTAAATGCCTTTTTACCCTTAATAGCCCACAACCTGCTGCATGTTCTTGAGATGCTGGCCAAAACAGCAAGAGTTCTGAACAGCGAGTGCATAAGAGGCATAACTGCCAATGAAGAACGTTGCCGCAGGTGGCTGGAAGAAAGCAATGTACTGGTTACCGCTCTGGTTCCCTATATAGGTTATGAACAGGCTACCTCCCTGGCACAGCAAGCCAGGGAAGAAAATAAAACCATAGTAGAGTTGGTACAGGCCCGCAATCTGCTAACTATAGAAGAGTGTCAGATTATCGCCGCACCGCGCGAGTTGACCAGACCCGGTATAGCCGGTGCACGCCAGCTGGCCAATCGCTTTAAAAAGGCCAACAGTCAAGGAGATGGAAAAAATGCACGAGACACCTAG
- a CDS encoding RNA-guided endonuclease InsQ/TnpB family protein yields the protein MSKCKNNQSKKSKSKGIDILVNKFPVYLTPEQTSLARTLQREAAKVWNTTCIVHRTIYIKHHCWLDEGAMKAFVKGKYGVHSQSAQAIVETYFECCERTRKLREQGVTDWRYPHRRKRFFTVTWKPLGINYEGKMLTLSNGRGRESLILNLPKRLSGAVIKLVQLVWHRNLYWLHVTVEKPALKKVQGGVTAAIDPGEVHAVAITDGKKSLVVSGRLLRSLHRLRNKVLRRLQKAISKTKKGSKQRNKLLAAKYRFLNNIERRIEHVIHTISTIVSKWCFEHNVNTVYIGNPEGVRKKDCGKKHNQRMSQWTFGKLRRMLEYKLKRHGIKLISVDERGTSGTCPACAEYTKQTGRTYKCGKCGFAGPHRDMVGASGILDKSVNGKFTKGRKLPEKVEYARLKVLALKKTA from the coding sequence GTGAGCAAATGTAAAAATAACCAATCAAAGAAGTCAAAGTCAAAAGGCATCGACATTTTGGTGAATAAATTTCCTGTATACCTAACCCCGGAGCAAACTTCCCTGGCCCGTACCCTGCAAAGAGAGGCAGCCAAAGTATGGAACACAACTTGCATTGTTCACCGTACAATCTATATAAAACATCACTGCTGGCTCGACGAAGGTGCCATGAAAGCATTCGTTAAAGGCAAATACGGTGTTCATTCCCAGTCGGCGCAGGCTATAGTGGAAACTTACTTTGAGTGCTGTGAGCGCACCAGGAAGCTGCGCGAACAAGGGGTTACAGATTGGCGCTATCCCCATCGCAGGAAACGTTTTTTCACTGTAACCTGGAAGCCACTTGGTATAAATTACGAAGGAAAGATGCTGACTCTCTCAAACGGACGCGGCAGGGAATCACTCATACTTAACTTACCCAAAAGGCTCTCCGGAGCCGTCATTAAGCTGGTTCAACTTGTATGGCACCGTAACCTTTACTGGCTGCATGTAACGGTAGAAAAACCGGCCTTGAAAAAAGTACAGGGCGGCGTTACAGCAGCCATTGACCCCGGTGAGGTACATGCTGTAGCTATCACAGACGGTAAGAAATCTTTGGTAGTGAGCGGCAGATTGCTGCGTTCTCTGCACCGGCTCAGGAATAAGGTGCTGCGCAGGTTGCAAAAAGCTATTTCTAAAACTAAAAAAGGCTCAAAACAGCGCAATAAGCTTTTAGCTGCAAAGTACCGGTTTTTGAACAATATTGAGCGCCGAATTGAGCACGTCATACATACCATTTCAACTATTGTTTCAAAATGGTGCTTTGAGCATAACGTCAATACCGTCTATATCGGCAATCCAGAAGGCGTGCGCAAGAAAGACTGCGGTAAAAAGCACAACCAGCGGATGAGTCAATGGACTTTCGGTAAATTACGCAGGATGCTGGAGTATAAGTTAAAGCGTCATGGCATTAAGCTGATATCAGTGGATGAACGCGGTACTTCGGGTACTTGTCCAGCTTGTGCAGAGTATACCAAGCAAACAGGTCGCACCTATAAATGCGGCAAGTGTGGTTTCGCCGGCCCGCACCGGGATATGGTCGGTGCTTCCGGAATTCTGGATAAATCGGTTAACGGTAAATTCACCAAAGGCCGTAAGTTACCTGAGAAGGTCGAATATGCACGGCTGAAGGTGTTGGCACTGAAAAAAACTGCTTAA
- a CDS encoding HD domain-containing phosphohydrolase has translation MFLPIGYLHQDMEIPYYRHEKWDGTGYSCGLIGKQIPLASRIFDTAIRLRK, from the coding sequence ATGTTTTTGCCGATCGGGTATTTGCATCAGGACATGGAAATACCGTATTATCGCCATGAGAAGTGGGATGGTACTGGTTATTCCTGTGGTTTAATAGGAAAGCAAATCCCTCTGGCTTCCCGTATTTTTGACACTGCCATTAGACTAAGAAAGTGA
- the thyA gene encoding thymidylate synthase has product MSKADDVFIGMCKEILDKGISSEGEEVRAKWTDGMPAHTIKRFAVVNRYNLSEEFPILTLRPTNLKAAIDELLWIWQKKSNNINDLNSSIWDSWANDEGSIGKAYGYQLGIKHKYREGEFDQVDRILYDLRHTPYSRRIIANMYNHSDLHEMNLYPCAYSMTFNVTGRKLNAILNQRSQDVLVANNWNVAQYAILIHMFAQVSSFEAGEFVHVIADAHIYDRHIPIIKELIQRTSYPAPRLLINPDKKHFYDFTVDDFLLEGYQTNEQIRNIPVAV; this is encoded by the coding sequence GTGAGTAAAGCAGACGATGTTTTTATCGGAATGTGCAAGGAGATCCTTGATAAAGGAATTTCTTCTGAGGGTGAGGAGGTAAGAGCTAAGTGGACTGACGGTATGCCGGCCCATACTATTAAGAGGTTCGCCGTTGTTAACAGGTATAATCTTTCAGAAGAGTTTCCCATCCTGACACTAAGGCCAACCAACCTGAAAGCTGCAATTGATGAGCTGCTCTGGATATGGCAAAAGAAATCGAACAACATTAATGATCTTAATAGCAGTATTTGGGATAGCTGGGCTAACGATGAGGGTTCAATTGGAAAAGCTTACGGGTATCAACTGGGTATTAAACATAAGTACCGTGAAGGTGAATTTGATCAAGTTGACAGAATTTTGTATGATTTAAGGCATACCCCGTATAGCAGAAGGATTATTGCTAACATGTACAACCACAGTGACCTGCATGAGATGAACTTATATCCTTGCGCTTATAGTATGACTTTTAATGTTACCGGTCGAAAACTAAATGCAATACTAAATCAACGATCTCAGGATGTTTTGGTTGCAAATAACTGGAATGTGGCTCAATATGCCATTCTTATACATATGTTTGCGCAAGTAAGCAGCTTTGAAGCCGGTGAATTCGTGCATGTTATTGCTGATGCGCATATATATGACAGACATATACCGATAATAAAGGAACTTATCCAGAGAACTTCCTATCCGGCGCCCAGGTTATTAATTAATCCGGATAAAAAACACTTCTACGACTTTACAGTTGATGATTTTCTTTTAGAGGGTTATCAGACTAATGAACAGATAAGAAATATCCCTGTCGCTGTTTGA
- a CDS encoding recombinase family protein has protein sequence MSKHIALYARLSVNENGERDESLETQCDLLKSYVQENIPGTFQYYIDNDISGTYFDRPGLIQMVDNINNNLVDTVLVKDLSRLGRNNGETLSFLDFLKERNIRLIALTDNYDSFRDDDEIIGIKTWVNEHYARDISKKVRYNLKKKMQNGEYLGRPPFGYLKSSLEKNKLVVNEQYRELIPKIFELYIEGLGYRALAEYVQKLGIPTPGQDKNYANITGKSRWSEQNIRRIISNLVYCGISVQGVSEKISFKSRKTRRLDSSRWVVVPDAHEPLVSREIFDLANQIRKKRHLSGEGRKKTKTTCLHLFSGFLICGGCGSPHIFRKKTNRPSGYICGLYNRYGRTACTSHHIREEDLRGLILQDILRVSKGVDFHHKLKEEYRKDFSVKGSIEELNTLSNRLEKCRRQQKTAYLDRLRGIISEDLFLSANSLLDKEKDLLAGKIERLKTLSMQNEESASAYELIIESLKSDNLTKNDIDRSFLERFVKKIIVFERDEKVNRNVRDKYGLDRFWSEDELKTLTRSFKNTLIIYELSLAD, from the coding sequence ATGTCTAAACATATAGCCTTATATGCTCGTCTCAGTGTTAATGAAAACGGCGAGAGGGATGAAAGCTTGGAAACCCAGTGTGATCTTTTGAAAAGTTATGTGCAGGAAAACATTCCGGGTACTTTTCAATATTACATAGATAATGATATTTCGGGTACCTATTTCGATCGGCCGGGCTTAATCCAGATGGTCGACAATATAAACAATAACCTCGTAGATACTGTTTTGGTCAAAGATCTTTCCAGGCTGGGCCGCAACAACGGGGAGACTCTCAGCTTTCTCGATTTCCTGAAAGAAAGGAATATACGTCTCATAGCCTTGACCGATAATTACGACAGTTTTCGTGATGATGATGAGATTATCGGCATCAAAACCTGGGTCAACGAACATTATGCCAGGGATATTTCCAAAAAGGTACGCTATAACCTGAAAAAAAAGATGCAGAACGGCGAGTATTTAGGGCGGCCGCCCTTCGGTTATTTAAAGTCTTCTTTGGAAAAAAACAAGCTGGTAGTGAATGAGCAATACCGTGAGCTGATCCCTAAAATATTCGAGTTGTATATAGAGGGCCTGGGTTACCGGGCTTTGGCCGAGTATGTGCAAAAGTTAGGCATTCCCACCCCGGGTCAGGATAAAAATTATGCTAATATAACCGGAAAGTCCCGCTGGAGTGAGCAGAACATCCGGCGCATTATCAGTAATCTTGTTTACTGCGGTATCAGTGTGCAGGGAGTGAGTGAGAAAATCTCATTTAAATCCCGAAAAACCAGGCGCTTAGACAGCAGCAGGTGGGTGGTGGTACCTGATGCGCATGAACCTTTGGTTAGCCGTGAAATCTTTGATTTAGCTAACCAAATAAGAAAAAAACGCCATCTTTCAGGAGAAGGCCGCAAGAAAACAAAGACAACTTGCTTACACCTGTTCAGCGGTTTTTTAATATGTGGCGGTTGTGGCTCTCCCCACATCTTTCGAAAAAAGACCAACCGCCCCTCGGGATATATCTGCGGACTGTACAATAGATACGGAAGAACGGCCTGTACCTCGCACCATATTAGAGAAGAAGATTTGCGTGGCCTTATCCTTCAAGATATCCTAAGAGTCAGCAAGGGGGTAGACTTCCATCATAAGCTTAAGGAAGAATACCGCAAGGATTTTTCGGTTAAGGGTTCCATTGAGGAGCTAAATACACTCTCTAACCGCCTGGAAAAATGCCGGAGACAGCAAAAAACTGCCTATCTTGACAGGCTAAGAGGCATAATTTCAGAAGATTTGTTTCTATCCGCTAACAGCTTGTTGGATAAAGAGAAAGATCTTTTAGCCGGCAAAATTGAGCGCCTGAAAACACTTTCAATGCAGAATGAAGAGAGCGCCAGTGCTTACGAATTGATAATTGAAAGCTTGAAATCAGATAACCTGACAAAAAATGATATAGATCGCTCATTCTTAGAACGTTTCGTAAAGAAGATAATTGTTTTTGAGCGGGATGAGAAGGTAAACCGGAATGTTAGAGATAAGTACGGGTTAGACAGGTTTTGGAGTGAAGACGAACTGAAGACTCTGACCCGATCATTTAAAAATACACTGATAATTTATGAGCTTTCTTTAGCTGATTGA
- a CDS encoding DUF3794 and LysM peptidoglycan-binding domain-containing protein, with product MSKKSGAMRNYMDCNYETEYLKINMIIAEDTKQTIVKGKVSVPDPKPDVEQILSVEKSARVRRIEVLPDKVVVHGSLNLQIVYVARKPDQSVHSMHHMLTFTTFIDLPGVEPDMDVDVKLEVEDVNVKQRHDCNCDRDFDVVAVIKVDAKATQPEELNVVVKVHDNNAIIESERLKVDHLIGNARKQIMVDEVFRIPDPKPDIEQIINVDAEVTITHKKIIRNKVMFDGEVHLQVLYVARKPDQPVHELHKVIKFSDFVEVPGAGKHMKVEIKTTVESVNVDPVKGNPRRLDAGIVLEVKVNVTDPRTVYVVTDVKDSNCKATKYNLRVDQLVGEASTQVVVESTSAPPDPKPCAEKILECRVEHIDIEKVEVLSDKVVIRGTLEVKVIYVAMKPNQSVHAMHKKMSFRTFVEVPGARKDMDVSVMPMVEFVKAETRGPKVYCEAVIKILVRVTESMDQSVVIALDMSEEPEEEPESPVCKPGDMISYTIKSGDTFYKLAMQYDIPLQDLLDANPNVNPNNLRVGQVINIPCVAKG from the coding sequence ATGTCTAAGAAGAGCGGAGCTATGCGCAATTATATGGATTGTAATTATGAAACAGAGTATTTAAAAATCAATATGATTATAGCTGAGGATACAAAACAGACTATAGTAAAAGGAAAAGTGAGTGTTCCTGATCCTAAGCCTGATGTTGAACAAATACTTTCTGTAGAAAAGTCAGCGAGAGTGAGAAGAATAGAAGTGCTGCCGGATAAAGTTGTAGTGCATGGTTCTTTAAATTTGCAGATAGTTTATGTTGCTCGGAAACCCGATCAGTCTGTGCATTCCATGCACCATATGCTTACTTTTACAACTTTTATAGATCTGCCGGGTGTCGAACCGGATATGGATGTTGATGTCAAGCTGGAGGTAGAGGATGTCAATGTAAAACAAAGACATGATTGTAATTGTGACAGAGATTTTGATGTTGTAGCAGTAATTAAAGTTGACGCCAAAGCTACCCAGCCTGAAGAACTCAATGTAGTAGTAAAGGTACATGATAACAATGCTATAATTGAATCAGAAAGATTAAAGGTAGATCATTTAATCGGCAATGCAAGAAAACAGATTATGGTTGATGAGGTATTTCGAATTCCTGATCCCAAGCCCGATATAGAGCAAATTATAAATGTGGATGCCGAGGTAACTATCACACATAAAAAAATTATTAGAAACAAGGTAATGTTTGACGGGGAAGTTCATTTGCAGGTATTGTATGTAGCCAGAAAACCTGATCAACCGGTGCATGAACTGCATAAAGTCATTAAATTCAGTGATTTTGTAGAAGTACCCGGTGCCGGTAAACACATGAAGGTTGAAATTAAAACGACTGTGGAAAGCGTAAATGTTGATCCTGTCAAGGGAAATCCCAGGCGGCTCGATGCCGGAATAGTGTTGGAAGTAAAGGTAAATGTTACCGATCCTAGAACGGTTTATGTGGTAACTGATGTAAAAGACAGTAATTGTAAGGCAACTAAATATAATTTAAGAGTTGATCAATTAGTTGGTGAAGCAAGTACCCAGGTGGTTGTAGAAAGCACCTCAGCACCTCCGGATCCCAAACCGTGCGCGGAGAAAATTTTGGAATGCCGCGTCGAGCATATCGACATAGAAAAAGTGGAAGTTCTTTCTGATAAAGTTGTTATACGGGGTACCCTGGAAGTTAAGGTTATTTATGTAGCGATGAAACCTAATCAGTCTGTTCATGCCATGCACAAGAAGATGAGTTTCAGAACCTTTGTAGAGGTGCCTGGTGCCAGAAAAGATATGGATGTCTCTGTAATGCCTATGGTAGAGTTCGTTAAGGCTGAAACCAGAGGCCCGAAAGTATATTGTGAAGCCGTAATAAAGATCTTAGTAAGAGTAACAGAAAGCATGGACCAATCAGTAGTCATTGCCTTAGATATGAGCGAAGAACCGGAAGAAGAGCCGGAAAGCCCCGTCTGTAAACCAGGTGATATGATTTCTTATACTATCAAGTCCGGCGATACCTTTTATAAGCTGGCTATGCAGTATGATATCCCCTTGCAAGACTTATTGGACGCAAATCCCAACGTAAACCCAAATAATTTGCGGGTAGGTCAGGTTATAAATATTCCCTGTGTTGCTAAAGGTTAG
- a CDS encoding YbaB/EbfC family nucleoid-associated protein, translating into MLENLSGVIGDIQKVQEKLKQMTVEAGTEKGTVRVVLNGNQEIMEFYLDRDYLRKTPAEEIQNIIADVFGRAIKESKQMVKDEALKISNNLGLPNIPGLT; encoded by the coding sequence TTGCTGGAGAATTTGAGCGGAGTAATAGGTGATATACAAAAAGTCCAGGAAAAACTGAAACAGATGACTGTAGAAGCAGGCACGGAAAAAGGTACTGTCCGGGTTGTATTAAACGGAAATCAGGAAATTATGGAGTTTTATCTGGACCGGGATTACCTGCGCAAGACCCCGGCTGAGGAAATCCAAAATATTATAGCCGATGTTTTTGGCAGGGCAATAAAGGAATCTAAGCAAATGGTTAAAGATGAGGCATTGAAAATCTCGAACAATCTGGGTTTGCCTAATATTCCCGGATTAACTTAG
- a CDS encoding methyl-accepting chemotaxis protein, with protein sequence MDHVNTDTQEAAKAARDIKTIIEEVQNSSNKAENIMLLSSDNVSSGTKTVNEAGTQFIDIIEHIEKLTQQVLQVAAAAEQMTIGVQNVAAATQQQTASMQEVSSSAEDLNLVANELLTMSGQFKMQ encoded by the coding sequence GTGGATCATGTAAACACCGATACCCAGGAAGCGGCAAAAGCTGCCCGGGATATCAAAACTATTATTGAAGAAGTGCAAAATTCCTCTAATAAAGCGGAAAATATCATGCTGCTCAGTTCGGATAATGTCAGCTCAGGAACCAAAACAGTGAACGAAGCCGGTACTCAGTTTATCGATATCATTGAGCATATTGAAAAACTTACGCAACAAGTACTCCAGGTAGCAGCCGCTGCAGAGCAGATGACCATAGGCGTGCAAAACGTTGCCGCTGCTACACAACAGCAAACTGCCTCCATGCAGGAAGTAAGTTCATCAGCGGAAGATTTGAACCTGGTAGCCAATGAGCTTTTAACTATGTCCGGCCAGTTTAAAATGCAATAA